A stretch of Gouania willdenowi chromosome 21, fGouWil2.1, whole genome shotgun sequence DNA encodes these proteins:
- the asb11 gene encoding ankyrin repeat and SOCS box protein 11 isoform X1, translated as MIPAHYFSERDEEIYELWKNKDTACNPLMADHWSDRSPLHAAAFQGRLVYLRNLVEHGMKVDLLTVDSVSPLHEACLSGHADCVKFLLDHGADPDRETSDGATPLFYACCSGNAACVRLVLECSSSLMTDCPLVSPIHEAARKEHAQILEFLVRSGAQIDTELPGLGTPLFSACMSKAIDCADFLLHAGADVNRGCGKESPLHAAVRRGDVCLVNLLLDFGADDRCRNAEGKTPVELSQEDSAVRTALETRDELQKPRSLYQLCRVLIRYWLGGNRQLSVSNLPIPQVLKDYLLYR; from the exons ATGATTCCTGCACATTATTTCAGTGAACGGGATGAGGAGATTTATGAACTATGGAAAAACAAGGACACAGCGTGTAACCCACTGATGGCTG ACCACTGGTCGGACAGGTCACCTCTGCATGCTGCAGCCTTTCAGGGTCGACTGGTCTACCTGAGGAACCTGGTTGAGCAT GGGATGAAAGTGGACTTGCTCACCGTGGACAGTGTATCTCCTCTCCACGAGGCCTGTCTCAGTGGTCACGCTGACTGTGTGAAGTTCCTGCTGGACCATGGAGCAGAT CCCGACAGAGAGACATCCGACGGTGCCACGCCTCTCTTCTACGCCTGCTGCAGTGGGAACGCCGCCTGTGTCAGACTGGTCCTAGAGTGCAGTTCCTCTCTTATGACTGACTGTCCGTTGGTTTCTCCCATTCACGAGGCAGCAAGGAAAG AACACGCCCAGATTCTGGAGTTTCTGGTGCGTTCTGGAGCTCAGATTGACACGGAGCTTCCTGGGTTGGGAACGCCGCTGTTTTCTGCGTGCATGAGCAAAGCTATCGACTGTGCAGATTTCCTCCTGCATGCag gagCTGATGTTAACAGAGGATGTGGAAAGGAGAGTCCCTTACACGCAGCAGTCAGACGTGGAGACGTGTGCCTCGTGAACCTTCTGTTGGACTTTGGTGCCGACGATCGTTGCAGGAACGCAGAGGGAAAGACTCCTGTGGAGTTATCTCAGGAAGACAGTGCAGTGAGGACAGCGCTGGAGACCAGAGACGAGTTGCAAA AGCCGCGCTCGCTCTATCAGCTGTGCCGTGTTCTCATTCGTTATTGGCTTGGAGGGAATCGTCAGCTGTCGGTCTCCAACCTTCCCATCCCTCAAGTGCTAAAGGACTACCTTCTTTACCGCTGA
- the asb11 gene encoding ankyrin repeat and SOCS box protein 11 isoform X2: protein MADHWSDRSPLHAAAFQGRLVYLRNLVEHGMKVDLLTVDSVSPLHEACLSGHADCVKFLLDHGADPDRETSDGATPLFYACCSGNAACVRLVLECSSSLMTDCPLVSPIHEAARKEHAQILEFLVRSGAQIDTELPGLGTPLFSACMSKAIDCADFLLHAGADVNRGCGKESPLHAAVRRGDVCLVNLLLDFGADDRCRNAEGKTPVELSQEDSAVRTALETRDELQKPRSLYQLCRVLIRYWLGGNRQLSVSNLPIPQVLKDYLLYR, encoded by the exons ATGGCTG ACCACTGGTCGGACAGGTCACCTCTGCATGCTGCAGCCTTTCAGGGTCGACTGGTCTACCTGAGGAACCTGGTTGAGCAT GGGATGAAAGTGGACTTGCTCACCGTGGACAGTGTATCTCCTCTCCACGAGGCCTGTCTCAGTGGTCACGCTGACTGTGTGAAGTTCCTGCTGGACCATGGAGCAGAT CCCGACAGAGAGACATCCGACGGTGCCACGCCTCTCTTCTACGCCTGCTGCAGTGGGAACGCCGCCTGTGTCAGACTGGTCCTAGAGTGCAGTTCCTCTCTTATGACTGACTGTCCGTTGGTTTCTCCCATTCACGAGGCAGCAAGGAAAG AACACGCCCAGATTCTGGAGTTTCTGGTGCGTTCTGGAGCTCAGATTGACACGGAGCTTCCTGGGTTGGGAACGCCGCTGTTTTCTGCGTGCATGAGCAAAGCTATCGACTGTGCAGATTTCCTCCTGCATGCag gagCTGATGTTAACAGAGGATGTGGAAAGGAGAGTCCCTTACACGCAGCAGTCAGACGTGGAGACGTGTGCCTCGTGAACCTTCTGTTGGACTTTGGTGCCGACGATCGTTGCAGGAACGCAGAGGGAAAGACTCCTGTGGAGTTATCTCAGGAAGACAGTGCAGTGAGGACAGCGCTGGAGACCAGAGACGAGTTGCAAA AGCCGCGCTCGCTCTATCAGCTGTGCCGTGTTCTCATTCGTTATTGGCTTGGAGGGAATCGTCAGCTGTCGGTCTCCAACCTTCCCATCCCTCAAGTGCTAAAGGACTACCTTCTTTACCGCTGA